From the Entomomonas sp. E2T0 genome, one window contains:
- a CDS encoding FMN-binding negative transcriptional regulator gives MYIPKHFQDNDQQSLFNTIRQIQTANLVTQHPSGLIATYLPLYLEETEGKQGTLYGHIAKANSQWQQSLTNTEALAIFTGPDAYITPSWYPSKQIHHKEVPTWNYIAVHTYGTIEFIEEPNTLLDIVTKLTNANEKNRQQPWQVKDAPQDYIQTMLKAIIGVKITITKIEGKRKLSQNKTADNQQGVIQGLTNSEKATDKALAKLMQNKLHS, from the coding sequence ATGTATATCCCAAAACACTTTCAAGACAATGACCAACAATCCTTATTCAACACTATTCGGCAAATTCAAACAGCCAACCTAGTAACGCAACATCCCTCAGGATTAATAGCCACTTACTTACCCCTTTACTTAGAAGAAACAGAAGGTAAACAAGGTACACTCTATGGTCACATTGCTAAAGCCAACTCACAATGGCAACAATCTTTAACCAATACTGAAGCACTCGCTATTTTTACAGGGCCAGATGCCTATATCACGCCCTCTTGGTACCCTAGTAAACAAATCCATCATAAAGAAGTTCCTACATGGAACTACATTGCCGTACACACCTATGGCACTATTGAATTTATAGAAGAACCTAATACCCTACTAGACATTGTCACCAAACTAACTAACGCCAACGAAAAAAACCGCCAGCAACCTTGGCAAGTAAAAGATGCACCTCAAGACTATATCCAAACTATGCTAAAAGCCATTATTGGGGTAAAAATAACCATCACCAAGATAGAAGGCAAACGTAAACTAAGCCAAAACAAAACCGCAGACAATCAACAAGGTGTTATACAAGGATTAACAAACAGCGAAAAAGCAACCGATAAAGCACTAGCAAAGCTAATGCAAAACAAACTACACTCATAA
- the gshA gene encoding glutamate--cysteine ligase, whose product MSQLFTERLNLLHEAVPLKLLNQCLHGIERESLRVTSEGKLAQTPHPVVLGSALTNEKITTDYSEALLEFITPAEPDTAKTIKDLADTHAFVGQSLQDELLWSSSMPCPLPDEKDIPIAYFGTSLAGQVRHIYRRGLAVRYGKTMQCIAGIHYNFSLPEALWPILQESEGNKQDISFYQSAQYIALIRNFRRFSWLLMYLFGASPALDASFLAHYPNHRLQQFDKDTFYLPYATSLRMSDLGYQSNAQSGLTPCYDDLSTYIDSLNKAIKTPYPAYEKIGTKKDGEWIQLNTNILQIENEYYSSIRPKRVVKRSERPIQALRRAGIQYVEARCLDINPFMPLGIDETTSYFLNSFLLYCAIQESPLIVQTECRLATDNFLTTVKEGRKPGLMLQRGDEYISLTEWAKELLADITKTAELLDKACGTDKHSLSVLVQQAKVTNPNLLPSAQVMFAMEEQQLSFAEFSLQQSKIHSENFKKQSLDAAVKQQYVDLAKQSIAEQEALEKESSQTLDEYIAEYINNV is encoded by the coding sequence GTGAGTCAACTATTTACAGAACGTCTAAATTTGTTGCATGAGGCAGTACCTTTAAAACTACTTAATCAATGTCTACATGGTATTGAAAGAGAGAGTTTGCGGGTGACTTCAGAGGGTAAGTTAGCACAAACACCTCATCCTGTAGTACTAGGCTCTGCTTTAACTAATGAAAAAATTACTACAGATTATTCTGAGGCTTTATTGGAGTTTATTACGCCAGCAGAGCCTGACACAGCAAAGACAATTAAAGATTTAGCGGATACTCACGCATTTGTGGGGCAATCATTGCAAGATGAGTTATTGTGGAGTTCATCGATGCCTTGCCCATTACCTGATGAGAAGGATATTCCAATTGCTTATTTTGGTACTTCTTTAGCTGGGCAAGTACGTCATATTTATCGCCGTGGTCTTGCTGTACGTTATGGTAAAACCATGCAGTGTATTGCTGGGATTCATTATAATTTTTCTTTGCCTGAGGCATTATGGCCAATTCTGCAAGAATCTGAGGGAAATAAGCAGGATATATCGTTTTATCAGTCTGCACAGTATATTGCGTTAATCCGTAACTTTAGACGGTTTAGCTGGTTGTTAATGTATTTGTTTGGCGCTTCGCCCGCATTAGATGCTAGTTTTTTAGCGCATTATCCTAACCATAGGTTACAGCAGTTTGATAAAGATACGTTTTATTTACCTTATGCCACTAGTTTGCGGATGAGTGATTTAGGCTATCAGTCGAATGCTCAATCTGGGTTAACACCTTGTTATGATGATTTATCAACCTATATTGATAGTTTAAATAAGGCGATTAAAACGCCTTACCCTGCCTATGAGAAGATAGGTACTAAAAAGGATGGTGAATGGATTCAGTTAAATACTAATATCTTGCAGATAGAGAATGAGTATTATTCGAGTATTCGTCCTAAGCGTGTGGTGAAACGCAGTGAGCGTCCTATTCAAGCATTACGTCGTGCAGGTATTCAGTATGTGGAAGCGCGTTGTCTGGATATTAATCCATTTATGCCATTGGGTATTGATGAAACCACCAGTTATTTCTTAAATAGCTTCTTGCTGTATTGTGCTATTCAAGAAAGTCCTTTAATTGTTCAAACAGAATGTCGTTTAGCAACTGATAATTTCTTAACCACTGTGAAAGAGGGGCGTAAACCAGGCTTAATGTTACAGCGTGGCGATGAGTATATATCACTAACAGAGTGGGCTAAAGAGTTGTTAGCTGATATCACAAAAACAGCAGAGTTGCTTGATAAGGCATGTGGTACTGATAAGCATAGTTTATCGGTATTGGTACAGCAGGCTAAGGTGACAAATCCTAATTTATTGCCTTCTGCACAGGTGATGTTTGCTATGGAAGAACAGCAATTAAGTTTTGCGGAGTTTTCATTACAGCAAAGTAAAATTCATAGTGAAAACTTTAAGAAACAGTCTTTAGATGCAGCGGTTAAGCAACAGTATGTGGATTTGGCTAAGCAATCAATAGCTGAACAGGAAGCGTTGGAAAAAGAGAGTAGTCAAACGTTAGATGAGTATATTGCTGAATATATAAATAACGTTTAA
- a CDS encoding endonuclease/exonuclease/phosphatase family protein, which yields MITITRLKSLLKKRLQIMAWLSLACLLIGQLGRLYWILELFAHFVPYYTVLMALGCICITNKKLRLFFAICAMAALYWCITPWPNSHTNNAEQTTPVRFLSYNVLFSNTHIKAESNWLIHHNSDIIFLTETSSAWGKALQPLANITQHCTEYSDSPYGMALYSRLPLTRCEVFYTANNNSYPYIRAELANGLVVYGIHPPPPIDETLVQHRNHLLKTLAQQIQQEKNNVIVLGDMNITAFSPVFQDFIQTANIHLTSPRARPTWQPALLSIDHALVRNPKKVMATGSYSWQGSDHKPIWINYLP from the coding sequence ATGATAACAATAACACGCCTAAAGTCTTTACTTAAAAAGCGACTACAGATTATGGCGTGGCTATCACTGGCCTGCCTACTTATAGGTCAGCTTGGAAGGTTATATTGGATACTTGAATTATTTGCCCACTTCGTCCCTTACTATACAGTTCTTATGGCGCTGGGTTGTATCTGTATAACAAATAAAAAACTGCGGCTATTTTTTGCCATTTGTGCAATGGCTGCTCTATACTGGTGTATTACTCCTTGGCCTAATAGCCATACAAATAACGCTGAACAAACTACCCCAGTTCGCTTTTTAAGCTACAACGTACTTTTTTCAAATACCCATATAAAGGCAGAAAGTAACTGGCTAATCCACCATAACAGTGATATTATTTTTCTCACAGAAACCTCCTCTGCTTGGGGAAAGGCACTACAACCTCTAGCAAACATAACCCAACACTGCACAGAATACAGTGACTCCCCCTATGGTATGGCTCTATATTCTCGATTACCACTCACCCGTTGTGAAGTATTTTATACAGCCAATAATAACAGCTATCCTTATATTCGTGCGGAATTAGCAAATGGTCTGGTAGTTTACGGTATTCATCCACCACCACCTATTGACGAAACATTGGTGCAACATCGCAATCACTTACTAAAAACACTAGCACAACAAATACAACAGGAAAAAAACAACGTTATTGTTTTAGGTGATATGAATATTACTGCTTTTTCACCTGTATTTCAGGACTTTATACAAACTGCTAACATCCATTTAACAAGCCCTAGAGCTCGTCCAACATGGCAACCTGCACTACTATCAATTGACCATGCACTCGTACGTAATCCTAAGAAAGTAATGGCAACAGGCAGTTATAGCTGGCAAGGCTCAGACCATAAACCTATTTGGATTAATTATCTTCCTTAA
- a CDS encoding metal/formaldehyde-sensitive transcriptional repressor, with protein MAHTLRDKKKLLTRIRRIKGQVQALENALEQQQECINILQQIAAIRGAVNGLMSEVLEGHIKEHLGAKEASFEERQADVEKVVSILRSYLK; from the coding sequence ATGGCACATACTCTTCGTGATAAGAAAAAATTGTTAACTCGTATTCGACGTATTAAAGGTCAGGTGCAGGCATTAGAAAATGCTTTGGAGCAACAACAAGAGTGCATTAATATTTTGCAGCAGATTGCGGCTATTAGAGGGGCGGTTAATGGGCTGATGTCGGAAGTTCTTGAGGGGCATATCAAAGAGCATTTAGGTGCAAAAGAGGCGTCTTTTGAGGAAAGGCAAGCAGATGTAGAGAAGGTGGTATCGATCTTAAGGTCTTATCTTAAATAA
- a CDS encoding GNAT family N-acetyltransferase: MLIKKCNVEDINALQTVAQQTFYETFAAVNTEQDIQDYLTNVLSQTALKQQLNNPHSSFYLLQMNNQIAGYLKLNIETAQTEDDDPTAMEIERIYLLQAFQGQNLGQILLNKAIELAKEQQKSYIWLGVWKDNSKALAFYKKNDFYKTGEHSFLLGDDNQTDYILRKDL; the protein is encoded by the coding sequence ATGCTTATCAAAAAATGTAATGTAGAAGACATCAATGCTCTACAAACTGTTGCTCAACAAACTTTTTATGAAACTTTTGCAGCTGTTAATACAGAACAAGATATTCAAGACTACCTAACCAATGTATTAAGCCAAACAGCATTAAAACAACAACTAAACAATCCGCATTCATCTTTCTACCTACTACAAATGAATAACCAAATAGCTGGTTACTTAAAACTGAATATAGAAACAGCTCAAACTGAAGACGATGACCCAACAGCAATGGAAATAGAAAGAATCTACCTACTACAAGCTTTTCAAGGTCAAAACTTAGGACAGATACTCCTCAACAAAGCAATAGAACTAGCCAAAGAGCAACAAAAATCTTATATTTGGTTGGGTGTTTGGAAAGATAACAGCAAAGCACTAGCCTTTTACAAAAAAAATGACTTCTACAAAACAGGTGAACATAGCTTTTTGCTAGGTGATGATAACCAAACAGACTATATATTACGCAAAGACCTATAA